Part of the Gammaproteobacteria bacterium genome, CCGGGCTGGGGTCTGGACGGGGGCAAGTTGCACCGGTCGTTCCGCTTTGCGGACTTCCGGAGGGCATTCGCTTTCATGACCGGCGCGGCGCTGGCGGCCGAAAAGCTCAACCATCATCCCGAGTGGTTCAACGTCTGGTCGAAGGTGGACGTGCATCTGAACACGCACGAGGCCGGCGGAATCACCGAACTCGACTTTCAACTGGCTGAGGCCATGAACGAACTGGCCGACGCGCAGT contains:
- a CDS encoding 4a-hydroxytetrahydrobiopterin dehydratase: MAELLSTEEVAERLGGLPGWGLDGGKLHRSFRFADFRRAFAFMTGAALAAEKLNHHPEWFNVWSKVDVHLNTHEAGGITELDFQLAEAMNELADAQ